In the Candidatus Nanopelagicales bacterium genome, one interval contains:
- a CDS encoding methyltransferase domain-containing protein, whose amino-acid sequence MDGPGEPETAASPVAGDLAGIYDDFASTYADHRDEFDISEVLDDLRRLLPATGDLLDLGCGAGEPVAASFLAHGWRVTGVDISDKMLALAAQYAPGMTAIHADMRDVRLPGESLDAVTAVYSLFHVPRCDHPALFARIRQWLRPGGLVMFTYATRSYTGRDRFEGTISFMGRDLFYSHTTPAELMQQLTAADLTVIEARDRLIGGETFLWVTARR is encoded by the coding sequence ATGGATGGACCTGGCGAGCCGGAGACGGCTGCGTCGCCGGTCGCTGGCGACCTGGCCGGCATCTACGACGACTTCGCCAGCACCTACGCCGACCACCGCGACGAGTTCGACATCAGCGAAGTCCTCGACGATCTGCGCCGCCTACTGCCGGCGACGGGCGACCTCCTGGATCTCGGATGCGGGGCGGGCGAACCCGTGGCGGCGAGTTTCCTGGCCCACGGCTGGCGCGTCACCGGGGTCGACATCAGCGACAAGATGCTCGCTCTCGCCGCTCAGTACGCACCGGGCATGACCGCGATCCACGCCGACATGCGGGACGTGCGTCTCCCTGGTGAATCTCTGGATGCAGTCACTGCCGTCTACAGCCTGTTCCACGTGCCGCGCTGCGATCACCCCGCGCTGTTCGCGCGAATCCGGCAGTGGCTGCGGCCCGGTGGCCTGGTCATGTTCACCTACGCGACCCGCTCCTACACCGGGCGCGATCGCTTCGAGGGGACGATCTCCTTCATGGGTCGCGATCTGTTCTACAGCCACACCACACCGGCCGAGTTGATGCAACAACTGACTGCCGCTGACCTGACCGTCATCGAGGCTCGGGACCGTCTGATCGGTGGCGAGACGTTCCTGTGGGTCACTGCCCGGCGCTGA
- a CDS encoding response regulator, whose amino-acid sequence MSRGKRILIADDQPSVRELLRDMLEVEGFEVLESEDGPTTLAAVSGSQPDLIILDHMMPGITGLDVLRQLRGEGSGVPIIVLTAYADDETTWQGWAAGASFFMEKPFDPEDMLVWVNRLLSDPQPDQAPNYDLDSHHSLGDAERESPGDA is encoded by the coding sequence ATGAGCCGGGGGAAGAGAATCCTGATCGCAGATGACCAGCCGTCTGTGCGGGAGTTGCTGCGCGACATGCTCGAGGTCGAGGGCTTCGAGGTTCTCGAGTCCGAGGACGGACCGACGACGTTGGCTGCGGTGTCGGGGTCTCAACCGGATCTGATCATCCTCGATCACATGATGCCGGGCATCACGGGTCTGGACGTGCTGCGTCAGTTGCGGGGCGAGGGGTCGGGGGTTCCGATCATCGTCCTGACCGCGTACGCGGACGATGAGACGACGTGGCAGGGCTGGGCGGCGGGTGCGTCGTTCTTCATGGAGAAGCCGTTCGACCCGGAGGACATGCTCGTGTGGGTGAACCGACTACTGAGCGATCCGCAGCCGGATCAGGCGCCGAACTACGACCTGGACTCCCACCATTCGTTGGGAGATGCGGAACGGGAATCCCCGGGCGACGCGTGA